Below is a window of Chitinispirillales bacterium ANBcel5 DNA.
ACACTACAGATACTAGTTTTTTATACAGATGATGGCGGATGTGTATGATCACACCGCCATTTCTACTTAGAACAGAATATTCTAGAATAAATGAGGTAAAGGGATGAAGGTAACCGGTATTGGCCTGTGTACTCCACCAGGAGCAAAAGACAATCCACAGGTGACACCAGAACTTCTTGCGAGCAGTCTGGCCCGATATTCCAGATCAAACAAAGGAATTGATACAATTCTCCAGTCAATAGACTGGAACGATCCGGATAAATCGGTAGACTCTATTTTTCGCTTTGTGGATTACGGACACGCAAGTATCACCGGTATGACTGGTGGCATTGCCATAGCGGTTGATGACATCTCAATGTTTCTTGCATTTAAGATTTTTGAGATTGCTCAGCTGTGTGATGGCCAGGAATCCAGTACCAGATATATTCAAATGGATAAATCAAGCCTGCCAGACCCGGAGCAGATCGGTATACCTAAGGATCTAAGAAGTGAATGGCTTGATCTAATGGTTGAATCCTTTGAAACTTACCACCTCACCTATGATGCCCTCGACAGAAAAGCAACCGAAAACCCCTCAGTGATTCGCCTGCCGGATGGTATAGACGAAAAAATTGCAAACCGTATCAGAAAAAACTATGCTCTTGACAGGGCCAGGTACTTTATCCCTTTTGCTACTAAAACCAATGCTGCTTATGTCATGACTGCACGGGTTTGGGCAGAAACGGTTCGACAGCTCGATTCTCTGAGTATTCCTGAAGCTCAAAATTGTGCTACACTGATTCGTAAAGAACTCGAGAAATTTGTCCCCCGAATG
It encodes the following:
- a CDS encoding FAD-dependent thymidylate synthase, whose protein sequence is MKVTGIGLCTPPGAKDNPQVTPELLASSLARYSRSNKGIDTILQSIDWNDPDKSVDSIFRFVDYGHASITGMTGGIAIAVDDISMFLAFKIFEIAQLCDGQESSTRYIQMDKSSLPDPEQIGIPKDLRSEWLDLMVESFETYHLTYDALDRKATENPSVIRLPDGIDEKIANRIRKNYALDRARYFIPFATKTNAAYVMTARVWAETVRQLDSLSIPEAQNCATLIRKELEKFVPRMVRHSYPTEASNAQSKLLSAYSINEISNHGVGIKNIDNKVHLSILDDTPDFLPPMQSLDEAFRGKTNRYSTTGTTVNRCMVRAAWNNIAIAELRDLNRHRSGYRFSPLIPKGFYLPQEVYHPGVDGLLDKQKQFTEKLALSTKDFRYCYGLLLGAQTPFEHSTHLDKFIYEIELRTGLGAHYRYAQHLKDAYDKLIELRPELKDHLSIGDAEPEF